One window of the Betaproteobacteria bacterium genome contains the following:
- the astA gene encoding arginine N-succinyltransferase encodes MMIIRPITSADLPALLQLIKSAGVGLTTLPSSEAALSLRIEASNASFAGTAQKADELFLFVLEDTLTRRVVGTCGLATAVGLRQAWYSYRVGLAVHASQELGVFTQTQTLFLSNDHTGHSELCSLFLAPEYRRDRNGHLLSKSRFLFLAQHRQRFSKKIIAELRGVSDDNGQSPFWESLGRRFFSMEFSQADYLTGIGKKSFVAELMPKHPLYTSFLSPEAQAAIGQTHPQTIPARRMLEGEGFRYEGYVDIFDAGPTVECDLDDVNAVAHSCGFEAVVSNLAPAVDAVIYLVSNIGFGNFRAALVAAAPVADRFPLGADTAAALNIHAGDEIRAVPLSVGDRH; translated from the coding sequence ATGATGATCATCCGTCCGATCACCAGTGCCGACTTGCCTGCGCTGTTACAGCTCATCAAGTCAGCCGGGGTTGGACTGACGACCTTGCCTTCAAGTGAAGCGGCACTTTCGCTGCGTATCGAAGCTTCCAATGCATCGTTTGCCGGGACGGCGCAGAAAGCCGATGAGCTGTTCCTGTTCGTGCTGGAAGACACGTTGACGAGGCGCGTGGTCGGCACCTGCGGTCTTGCGACTGCCGTTGGGCTGCGCCAGGCGTGGTACTCGTATCGGGTGGGCCTCGCCGTGCATGCCTCGCAGGAACTGGGAGTATTCACGCAAACGCAAACACTATTTCTCAGCAACGATCACACGGGGCACAGTGAACTTTGCTCACTGTTCCTGGCGCCAGAATACCGCCGGGATCGCAATGGGCATCTTCTGTCCAAATCGCGCTTTCTGTTCCTCGCGCAGCATCGCCAGCGATTCTCAAAAAAAATTATCGCTGAACTGCGCGGCGTGTCGGACGACAACGGCCAATCGCCGTTCTGGGAGAGCCTTGGCCGGCGATTTTTTTCCATGGAGTTTTCGCAGGCGGATTACCTGACCGGCATTGGCAAGAAATCATTTGTCGCCGAGTTGATGCCAAAACATCCGCTGTACACTTCGTTCCTTTCGCCCGAGGCGCAGGCGGCGATCGGCCAGACGCATCCGCAAACGATTCCGGCCCGGCGCATGCTGGAAGGTGAGGGCTTTCGATATGAAGGCTACGTGGATATTTTCGATGCTGGCCCGACCGTCGAGTGCGATCTGGATGACGTAAATGCGGTCGCGCACAGCTGCGGGTTCGAAGCAGTGGTGAGCAATCTCGCGCCAGCCGTCGATGCAGTGATATATCTGGTCTCCAACATCGGGTTTGGAAATTTCCGCGCGGCACTGGTCGCCGCAGCGCCAGTGGCTGACAGGTTTCCACTCGGTGCCGATACAGCAGCTGCATTGAATATCCACGCGGGCGACGAAATACGCGCCGTCCCACTTTCCGTCGGCGACCGACATTAG
- the astD gene encoding succinylglutamate-semialdehyde dehydrogenase produces MTQHWIGGHWIAGDGPQWASRNPVTQEMVWQGHAASAAMVDTAINAARAAFPTWANLDVDTRVGYLKEFTRLLGEHKSELAHTIGFETGKPLWEAATEVATMIGKIDISIRAFQERTGARSTPQADHTAVLRHRPHGVVAVFGPYNFPGHLPNGHIVPALIAGNCVIFKPSELAPGSAEATVKLWEQAGLPPGVLNLLQGGKDTGIALAGHSGIDGLFFTGSSQTGAHLHQQFAAQPQKILALEMGGNNPLVVGENRNLDATIHHIIQSAFISAGQRCTCARRLIVPVGQEGDRVIERLVEVSARLKVGHFDDADPPFMGAVISVSAAEKLLRAQNALLQCGAISLLEMKTLKAGTALLSPGILDVTNVVDLPDEEHFGPLLQVTRYKTFSDALSIANNTRYGLAAGLLSENADEYSTFLRHIRAGIVNWNRPLTGASSAAPFGGIGASGNHRASAYYAADYCAYPQASLEAATLTLPEKLSPGLVL; encoded by the coding sequence ATGACACAGCACTGGATTGGCGGCCACTGGATTGCCGGCGACGGTCCGCAATGGGCTTCAAGGAACCCTGTTACGCAGGAGATGGTGTGGCAGGGTCACGCCGCGTCGGCGGCAATGGTGGACACGGCAATCAACGCAGCACGCGCGGCTTTCCCGACGTGGGCAAATCTCGATGTCGATACGCGCGTGGGATATCTCAAGGAATTTACGCGCCTGCTCGGCGAACACAAGTCCGAACTCGCCCATACCATTGGTTTCGAAACCGGCAAACCGCTGTGGGAAGCCGCCACCGAAGTTGCCACCATGATCGGCAAGATCGACATTTCGATTCGCGCGTTTCAGGAGCGCACTGGCGCACGCAGCACACCGCAGGCTGATCACACCGCGGTGCTGCGGCATCGCCCGCATGGCGTCGTCGCCGTGTTCGGCCCCTACAATTTTCCTGGACATTTGCCGAATGGCCATATCGTTCCCGCACTCATCGCCGGCAACTGCGTGATATTCAAGCCGAGCGAGCTGGCGCCCGGAAGCGCCGAAGCCACCGTGAAGCTTTGGGAGCAGGCAGGATTGCCGCCCGGCGTGCTCAATCTGCTGCAAGGAGGGAAGGATACGGGGATTGCACTCGCAGGACACTCCGGCATCGATGGCCTGTTCTTTACCGGCAGTTCGCAAACCGGCGCGCATCTGCATCAGCAATTCGCCGCGCAGCCGCAGAAAATCCTCGCGCTGGAAATGGGCGGCAACAATCCGCTGGTGGTGGGCGAAAATAGGAATCTCGACGCCACGATTCATCACATCATCCAGTCGGCGTTCATTTCGGCCGGGCAGCGCTGCACCTGTGCGCGGCGCCTGATCGTGCCTGTCGGTCAAGAGGGTGATCGCGTGATCGAGCGACTGGTCGAGGTTTCCGCGCGTTTGAAGGTGGGACATTTCGACGACGCCGATCCGCCATTCATGGGCGCGGTGATTTCCGTGAGTGCCGCGGAAAAACTATTGCGTGCACAGAATGCGCTGTTGCAGTGCGGCGCCATTTCATTACTTGAAATGAAAACGCTCAAAGCCGGCACCGCGCTGCTTTCCCCCGGCATTCTCGATGTCACCAACGTGGTGGACCTGCCGGATGAAGAACATTTCGGGCCGCTTCTGCAGGTCACCCGCTACAAGACATTCAGCGACGCGCTCTCTATCGCCAACAATACGCGTTATGGACTCGCCGCCGGGTTGCTGTCCGAAAACGCGGATGAATACTCGACCTTTCTGCGCCATATACGCGCCGGCATTGTGAACTGGAATCGGCCACTCACGGGCGCCTCAAGCGCGGCTCCGTTTGGCGGCATCGGTGCCAGCGGCAATCATCGCGCCAGCGCGTACTACGCCGCGGACTATTGCGCCTATCCGCAGGCGTCACTGGAAGCGGCCACGCTGACGCTGCCGGAAAAACTCAGTCCGGGCCTGGTACTGTGA
- a CDS encoding ABC transporter substrate-binding protein, whose product MKIAHLIAVAVVCISMAPPTQAEPGVSANEILIGQDIDMSGTIAARMKPLVQAADAYFDQVNRRGGVHGRKIKVIRLDNANKPDKTKENVKQLVEKNGVFAMWGISGTGNVGAALPYLNEKRVPLIGTTSGAETFYGKTHPYLINIKASYADEINRLATHFKALGIQKIGLIYLDNGFGREALKSAQSAAAEQKLDVVGISPFKEDGTNIEQAVLPIAAAKPQAVFLLTLAGPAPKLVEAYLKTGDKTQFFALSIVATDVLFKAIGDNARGIVVTQVVPFPWDGSMPISREFQELMKSINVTDYSMSGMEGYVLARTLVEGLRAAGKNPTRDGLIAAYEGMRDKDLGGMRLSYSPEDHNGSTLVDITMIGKGGKLVR is encoded by the coding sequence ATGAAAATTGCGCATCTGATTGCCGTGGCGGTCGTGTGTATTTCAATGGCGCCTCCCACACAGGCAGAACCCGGCGTTTCGGCGAATGAAATACTCATCGGCCAGGACATTGATATGTCCGGCACCATCGCGGCGCGCATGAAACCGCTGGTGCAAGCGGCGGACGCTTATTTCGATCAAGTCAACCGGCGCGGCGGAGTTCACGGCAGAAAGATAAAGGTTATCCGTCTCGACAATGCCAACAAGCCAGACAAAACCAAAGAGAACGTCAAACAACTCGTCGAGAAGAACGGTGTGTTCGCGATGTGGGGGATCTCCGGGACGGGCAATGTCGGGGCAGCGCTGCCGTACCTGAATGAGAAACGGGTACCGCTTATCGGCACCACCTCGGGCGCCGAGACGTTCTACGGCAAGACTCACCCATATCTGATTAACATCAAGGCAAGCTATGCTGACGAGATAAATCGTCTCGCCACCCACTTCAAGGCGCTGGGCATCCAGAAGATTGGCCTGATCTATCTCGACAACGGCTTCGGCCGCGAAGCGCTGAAATCGGCACAGAGCGCGGCGGCGGAGCAGAAACTCGACGTGGTCGGCATATCGCCATTCAAGGAAGACGGGACGAATATCGAGCAAGCCGTACTGCCGATTGCCGCGGCCAAACCGCAAGCAGTATTTCTGCTCACGCTGGCCGGGCCGGCGCCGAAGCTGGTCGAAGCCTATTTGAAGACAGGTGACAAGACACAGTTTTTCGCGCTGTCCATTGTCGCCACCGACGTACTGTTCAAGGCCATTGGCGATAACGCGCGCGGCATTGTCGTCACGCAAGTCGTGCCCTTCCCCTGGGATGGCAGCATGCCGATCTCCCGGGAGTTTCAGGAATTAATGAAGTCCATCAATGTCACGGATTACTCCATGTCCGGCATGGAGGGCTACGTCCTGGCCAGAACGCTGGTGGAAGGTTTGCGCGCCGCCGGCAAGAACCCCACGCGCGATGGACTCATTGCGGCCTACGAGGGTATGCGCGACAAGGATCTCGGTGGCATGAGGCTTAGTTACTCGCCAGAGGATCACAACGGCAGCACGCTGGTGGATATCACTATGATCGGCAAAGGCGGCAAGCTTGTACGCTAG